The following coding sequences lie in one Eschrichtius robustus isolate mEscRob2 chromosome 10, mEscRob2.pri, whole genome shotgun sequence genomic window:
- the OR13J1 gene encoding olfactory receptor 13J1, whose translation MELVNRTEVSEFFLKGFSGYPALEHLLFPLCSAMYLVTLLGNTAIVAVGVLDVHLHTPMYFFLGNLSILDICYTSTFVPLMLVHLLSAQKTISFLGCAMQMCLSLSTGSTECLLLAIMAYDRYLAICRPLRYPVLMTHRLCLLLAGAAWVLCFFKSVTETVIAMRLPFCGHRVVNHFICEILAVLKLACGDASVNEVFLWVGAILLLPVPLAFICLSYMLILATILRVPSTAGRHKAFSTCSAHLAVVLLFYGTVIFMYMKPRSKEACISDEVSTVLYAVVTPMLNPVIYSLRNKEVKEAARKVWGRRWTSR comes from the coding sequence aTGGAGCTGGTCAACAGGACAGAGGTCTCTGAGTTCTTTCTGAAAGGATTTTCGGGCTACCCAGCCTTGGAGCACCTGCTCTTCCCTCTGTGCTCAGCCATGTACCTGGTGACCCTGCTGGGGAATACAGCCATCGTGGCAGTGGGCGTGCTGGACGTCCACCTGCACACGCCCATGTACTTCTTCCTGGGCAACCTCTCCATCCTGGATATCTGCTACACGTCCACCTTTGTGCCCCTGATGCTGGTCCACCTCCTGTCGGCCCAGAAGACCATCTCCTTTCTTGGCTGCGCAATGCAGATGTGTCTGAGCCTGTCCACGGGCTCCACAGAGTGTCTGCTGCTCGCCATCATGGCCTATGATCGCTACCTGGCCATCTGCCGGCCACTCAGGTACCCTGTGCTGATGACCCACCGGCTCTGCTTGCTGCTGGCGGGAGCGGCCTGGGTACTCTGTTTCTTCAAGTCAGTGACTGAGACAGTCATCGCCATGAGGCTGCCCTTCTGTGGCCACCGTGTGGTCAATCACTTCATCTGCGAAATCCTGGCAGTCCTGAAGCTGGCGTGCGGTGATGCGTCAGTCAACGAGGTCTTCCTGTGGGTGGGTGCCATCCTGCTGCTGCCCGTGCCCCTGGCATTCATCTGCCTGTCCTACATGCTTATCCTGGCCACCATCCTGAGGGTGCCCTCAACCGCTGGACGCCACAAAGCCTTCTCCACCTGCTCGGCGCACCTGGCTGTGGTGCTGCTTTTCTATGGCACCGTCATCTTCATGTACATGAAACCCAGGAGCAAGGAGGCCTGCATCTCTGATGAGGTCTCCACGGTCCTCTATGCTGTGGTCACGCCCATGCTGAACCCCGTCATCTACAGCCTGAGGAACAAGGAAGTGAAGGAGGCCGCCAGGAAGGTGTGGGGCAGGAGATGGACCTCCAGGTGA